In one Granulicella aggregans genomic region, the following are encoded:
- a CDS encoding permease: MLPEIFNPRHKSLVRGNILVIASLLAAFPLSGFPHNRATLYLVIPALLAVAGTADTVRCIRRRWSFYHAGVLLCIYMDLMAVTLILVFLLYPYALWMTGTH; this comes from the coding sequence GTGCTGCCCGAGATCTTCAATCCGCGCCACAAGTCCCTTGTCCGCGGAAACATCCTTGTGATCGCCAGCCTTCTAGCCGCCTTCCCACTCTCCGGCTTCCCGCACAATCGAGCCACCCTCTACCTCGTCATCCCTGCGCTCCTCGCCGTCGCCGGCACCGCAGACACGGTCCGCTGCATCCGCCGCCGCTGGAGCTTCTATCACGCCGGCGTGCTCCTTTGCATCTACATGGACCTGATGGCGGTGACGCTCATCCTCGTCTTCCTGCTTTACCCCTACGCTCTCTGGATGACCGGCACCCACTAA
- the mscL gene encoding large conductance mechanosensitive channel protein MscL — MLKGFRDFILRGNVVDLAVAVIIGAAFGSVVTALTTDIITPFIAAIVGKPSFGDLFVFVHGGKILYGDFLNAIIDFVLKASVVYFFIVVPLGYLLTKVKGPVPDAPPATKACPECLSDIPVAAKRCKFCTSVLAA; from the coding sequence GTGCTCAAAGGTTTTCGTGACTTCATCCTTCGCGGCAACGTAGTCGACCTCGCCGTCGCCGTCATCATCGGTGCAGCCTTTGGCTCCGTCGTCACCGCGCTCACGACCGACATCATCACCCCCTTCATCGCCGCCATCGTCGGCAAGCCCAGCTTCGGCGACCTCTTCGTCTTCGTCCATGGCGGCAAGATCCTCTACGGCGACTTCCTCAACGCCATCATCGACTTCGTCCTGAAGGCCTCGGTCGTCTACTTCTTCATCGTCGTGCCGCTCGGCTATTTGCTCACCAAAGTGAAGGGCCCAGTGCCTGATGCGCCACCCGCCACCAAAGCCTGCCCCGAGTGCCTTTCCGACATCCCCGTTGCCGCCAAGCGCTGCAAGTTCTGCACCTCCGTCCTCGCCGCATAG
- a CDS encoding YihY/virulence factor BrkB family protein, with amino-acid sequence MPEGVRLDPGDALKGEKEPEPMETLRPKVPSGGWRQVVELARYMARTEVHTYAFSVAANVILSLFPFIVLLLTITRQIFHSQAMEGVVGDMMRSFLPVGQDFIIRNMQILAHPKKGTQLFSLVMLLVTSTGVFLPLEVALNNVWGVTKNRNYLHNQAVSLGLAFAVGALSMISVALSAGQQSVVGWMFFGHTDNVVFRFVAGSFLHVVGGLVSILLFFLIYWVLPNRQVPARAVIPTAIVVGLMWEVAKFLYILALPWLDFQSVYGPFYISVGLMMWAFLSGLMLLAGAHFSATRYTLALAREAEREG; translated from the coding sequence ATGCCTGAGGGGGTGCGTCTCGATCCGGGTGATGCGCTGAAGGGAGAGAAGGAGCCAGAGCCGATGGAGACGCTGCGGCCGAAGGTGCCGAGCGGCGGCTGGCGGCAGGTAGTCGAGCTGGCGCGGTATATGGCTCGGACGGAGGTCCATACCTATGCGTTCAGCGTGGCGGCGAATGTAATTCTGTCGCTGTTTCCGTTCATCGTGCTGCTGCTGACGATCACGCGACAGATCTTCCATTCGCAGGCGATGGAGGGCGTGGTGGGGGACATGATGCGAAGCTTCCTGCCTGTGGGGCAGGACTTTATCATTCGCAATATGCAGATACTGGCCCATCCCAAGAAGGGAACGCAGTTGTTCTCGCTGGTGATGTTGCTGGTGACCTCGACGGGTGTGTTTTTGCCGCTGGAGGTGGCGCTGAATAACGTTTGGGGAGTGACGAAAAACCGGAACTATCTGCACAACCAGGCGGTTTCGCTGGGGCTGGCGTTTGCGGTGGGGGCGCTTTCGATGATCTCGGTGGCATTGTCGGCGGGACAGCAGTCGGTGGTGGGGTGGATGTTCTTCGGGCATACGGACAATGTGGTGTTCCGGTTTGTGGCGGGCTCGTTTCTGCATGTGGTGGGCGGGCTGGTAAGCATCCTGCTGTTCTTCCTGATCTATTGGGTGCTTCCGAACCGGCAGGTGCCGGCGCGGGCGGTGATACCGACGGCGATCGTGGTGGGACTGATGTGGGAGGTGGCGAAGTTTCTGTATATCCTGGCGCTGCCGTGGCTGGACTTTCAGTCGGTGTATGGGCCGTTTTACATCTCGGTGGGATTGATGATGTGGGCGTTTCTGTCGGGGCTGATGCTGCTGGCGGGAGCGCACTTTTCGGCGACTCGATATACTCTGGCGCTGGCACGTGAAGCCGAGCGGGAGGGTTAG
- a CDS encoding PP2C family protein-serine/threonine phosphatase, protein MAVQFFLLGLFRLGNSEWNGLFAVLQVLTAITFFGVGIPLALRFIRARLLWSLRRRLVLTYLLFGLTPVVLGVTLVGVFAYFAAGQFAIHLVDTRLLGVHDRLAGQNGNRFGRMLQAAGLQPGGVKGQDLVASLPDDNTGSSLDEVRTTLLHRQSRLFLDGVPVGFSQNSADASSVRTPLGLPPWAATLPDGRFAGLVLDGNDLYLVAINQEKMADNRILSLLTSVEVDERLMDLVAEGLGRAELFEELTSSKNRKRPPSVSGGTSPSPVNIADLQVRFLSTMAVTNWDTGELDSIPMWVDSRPSLLYRQLFGGSLSGAITSAYRIALGVLIVVFGLLEMLALYLAVRLGRTITGSVANLYEATQAIDRGDFSHRITVKGVDQLSELGRSFNAMTGSLQRLLVEQKEKERLQNELSIAQEVQANLFPHADCDLANLQLHGVCRPARSVSGDYYDFILFHSEANLTGKLRTETGVGIALGDISGKGISAALLMATLHSAVRAYRFASEEVLYAKDAVSGLTVSREEVGEDAGELFQSPGRIMSLLNRHLYRSTQPEKYATLFLAHYDAKSSWMTYSNAGQLPPLVLSRDGSIRRLDKGGTVVGLMDGMSYEEDGFQMQTGDIMVAYSDGVTEPENDFGDFGEDRLMEVVARYRDEPLHVISAQVMLALDAWIGADEQPDDITLVLARQV, encoded by the coding sequence ATGGCAGTGCAGTTCTTTCTGCTGGGGCTCTTCCGGCTGGGCAACAGCGAGTGGAACGGGCTGTTCGCGGTGCTGCAGGTGCTTACGGCGATCACATTCTTTGGCGTGGGGATTCCGCTGGCGCTGCGGTTTATCCGGGCGCGGCTGCTATGGAGTCTGCGCCGGCGGCTGGTGCTGACCTACCTGCTGTTTGGGCTGACGCCGGTGGTGCTCGGCGTGACGCTGGTGGGCGTGTTCGCGTACTTTGCCGCAGGACAGTTCGCGATTCACCTGGTGGATACGCGTCTGCTGGGGGTACACGACCGGCTGGCGGGCCAGAATGGCAACCGTTTTGGGCGGATGCTGCAGGCGGCGGGATTGCAGCCGGGAGGAGTTAAGGGGCAAGACCTGGTGGCGTCGCTGCCGGATGACAATACGGGAAGCTCGCTGGATGAGGTGCGGACGACGCTGCTGCATCGGCAGAGCAGGCTCTTTCTGGATGGAGTGCCGGTGGGGTTCAGTCAGAATTCGGCGGATGCGAGTTCTGTGCGGACGCCGCTGGGGCTGCCGCCCTGGGCGGCGACGCTGCCGGACGGCCGGTTCGCGGGGCTCGTGCTGGATGGGAACGATCTTTATCTGGTAGCGATCAACCAGGAGAAGATGGCGGACAATCGCATTTTGAGCCTGCTGACCAGCGTGGAGGTGGACGAACGCCTGATGGATCTGGTGGCCGAGGGCTTAGGCAGAGCCGAGCTGTTTGAGGAATTGACGAGCTCGAAGAACCGGAAACGACCACCCTCGGTCTCTGGCGGAACGTCGCCTTCGCCGGTGAATATCGCAGATCTTCAGGTCCGATTCTTATCGACCATGGCGGTAACAAACTGGGACACAGGGGAACTGGATAGCATTCCCATGTGGGTGGATTCGCGACCATCTCTGCTGTATCGGCAGTTGTTCGGAGGGTCGCTTTCGGGGGCGATCACAAGCGCCTATCGGATCGCATTAGGAGTGCTGATCGTGGTGTTCGGGCTGCTCGAGATGCTGGCGCTGTACCTTGCGGTGAGGTTGGGGCGGACGATTACGGGGTCGGTGGCGAATTTGTACGAGGCGACGCAGGCGATTGACCGCGGGGACTTTAGCCATCGGATCACGGTGAAGGGTGTCGACCAATTGTCGGAGCTGGGGCGGTCGTTCAATGCGATGACGGGATCGCTGCAGCGGCTGCTGGTAGAGCAGAAGGAGAAGGAAAGGCTGCAGAATGAGTTGTCGATTGCGCAGGAGGTGCAGGCGAATCTGTTTCCTCATGCGGACTGCGATCTGGCGAATCTGCAGTTGCACGGTGTGTGCCGCCCGGCGCGGTCGGTGAGCGGAGACTACTACGACTTCATCCTGTTCCACAGCGAGGCGAACCTGACGGGCAAGCTGCGGACGGAGACGGGCGTGGGCATCGCGCTGGGGGACATCAGCGGGAAGGGGATTTCGGCGGCGCTGCTGATGGCGACGTTGCATTCGGCGGTGCGGGCATACCGGTTCGCGAGCGAAGAGGTGCTGTACGCGAAAGACGCGGTGTCGGGGCTGACGGTGAGCCGCGAGGAGGTGGGCGAGGATGCTGGGGAGCTGTTTCAGTCGCCCGGTAGGATCATGTCGCTGCTGAACCGGCATCTTTATCGGAGCACGCAGCCGGAGAAGTACGCGACGCTGTTCCTGGCTCACTACGACGCGAAGAGTTCCTGGATGACCTATTCGAATGCGGGGCAGTTGCCTCCGCTGGTGTTGAGCCGGGATGGGAGCATCCGAAGGCTGGACAAGGGTGGGACCGTCGTTGGGCTGATGGATGGGATGAGCTACGAGGAGGATGGCTTCCAGATGCAGACCGGGGACATCATGGTGGCTTATTCGGATGGCGTGACGGAGCCGGAGAACGATTTTGGCGACTTCGGCGAGGACCGGCTGATGGAGGTGGTGGCGCGGTACCGGGATGAGCCGCTGCATGTGATCTCGGCGCAGGTGATGCTGGCGCTGGATGCCTGGATTGGGGCAGATGAGCAGCCGGATGACATTACGCTGGTGCTGGCGCGGCAGGTGTAG
- the queG gene encoding tRNA epoxyqueuosine(34) reductase QueG, whose amino-acid sequence MTRIEVGSRWTVELEADIREAALGAGFHLCGVAGADGTEIEAERFAAWVEAGRAGEMEYLKRRDEAGTLIREGVRVAIPWARSVVVCALNYASEEVFSVEDAPEGAGWIGRYAWSGRQPEQGVGGRVQGVDEAPELTATDYHSEMLTGLRVVESAIRGRIECETRCYVDTGPLVERGLAARAGVGWVGKNTCVINQGVGSWLLLGVVVTSLEMPAEGRLAVAAADRCGSCTRCIEACPTDALVAPREMDASRCIAYLTIEKKGVIAEELREGMGRQVFGCDICQDVCPWNAKARNGGGVVAVTPGMEVRRELVNPSLSWLGGMDNKEFKRWFKGSPLERTGRKRLQRNVAIAMGNSGLEEFRPKLVEWADGEDEALAEAALWALQQGVGGSV is encoded by the coding sequence TTGACAAGAATCGAAGTTGGCTCGCGATGGACGGTGGAGTTGGAGGCGGATATCCGCGAAGCTGCGCTTGGGGCCGGGTTTCATCTCTGTGGAGTTGCGGGGGCGGATGGGACAGAGATTGAAGCGGAGCGGTTTGCCGCCTGGGTGGAGGCGGGACGAGCCGGGGAGATGGAGTATCTGAAGCGGCGGGACGAGGCGGGCACCCTGATCCGAGAGGGAGTGCGGGTGGCGATTCCGTGGGCGCGGTCGGTGGTGGTATGTGCGCTGAATTATGCGTCGGAGGAGGTGTTTTCGGTGGAGGACGCGCCGGAGGGGGCGGGGTGGATCGGGAGGTATGCGTGGTCGGGACGGCAGCCAGAACAGGGTGTAGGGGGTAGGGTTCAGGGTGTGGATGAGGCTCCTGAGTTGACGGCTACGGATTATCACTCGGAGATGCTGACGGGGCTAAGGGTGGTGGAATCGGCGATTCGGGGGCGAATCGAGTGCGAGACGCGGTGCTATGTGGACACGGGGCCGCTCGTGGAGCGGGGTTTGGCGGCGCGGGCGGGTGTGGGGTGGGTGGGAAAGAATACGTGTGTCATCAACCAGGGGGTGGGGTCGTGGCTGCTGCTTGGGGTGGTGGTGACTTCGCTGGAGATGCCGGCGGAGGGTAGGCTCGCGGTTGCGGCGGCGGACCGATGTGGGAGCTGTACCCGGTGTATTGAGGCTTGTCCTACGGACGCGTTGGTCGCTCCGCGTGAGATGGACGCTTCGCGGTGTATCGCCTATCTGACCATTGAGAAAAAGGGCGTGATTGCGGAGGAGCTGCGGGAAGGGATGGGAAGACAGGTATTTGGGTGCGATATCTGCCAGGATGTTTGTCCGTGGAATGCGAAAGCGAGGAACGGGGGCGGGGTGGTTGCCGTAACTCCGGGGATGGAGGTGCGGCGGGAGCTGGTTAATCCTTCATTGTCGTGGCTCGGCGGGATGGACAACAAGGAGTTCAAGCGGTGGTTCAAGGGGTCGCCACTGGAGCGGACGGGACGGAAGCGGCTGCAGCGGAACGTGGCGATCGCGATGGGAAACAGTGGGTTAGAGGAGTTTAGACCGAAGCTCGTTGAATGGGCGGATGGGGAGGATGAGGCGCTGGCCGAAGCGGCGCTTTGGGCGTTGCAGCAGGGTGTAGGAGGTAGCGTGTAG
- a CDS encoding DUF4160 domain-containing protein: MGSIRVDGVRFAAFPNDQAPPHVHGEYRSGTIIIDIFRDRTVGLSGRKRAIVPSNMKAADVKKVLLAAERHVDELWNLWEEARGRQTKNDRRRDRSRSRARGK, encoded by the coding sequence GTGGGATCGATTCGTGTCGACGGCGTCCGATTCGCGGCCTTTCCCAATGACCAAGCTCCGCCTCATGTGCATGGCGAGTATCGCAGTGGGACGATCATCATCGATATCTTTCGGGACAGAACAGTAGGGCTGTCGGGGCGAAAGAGGGCCATCGTCCCTTCGAATATGAAGGCTGCCGATGTCAAGAAGGTATTGCTTGCGGCAGAACGGCATGTGGATGAGCTATGGAACCTCTGGGAGGAAGCGCGTGGGAGACAGACTAAGAACGACAGACGCAGAGATCGCAGCCGCTCTCGAGCGCGCGGCAAATGA
- the mtnA gene encoding S-methyl-5-thioribose-1-phosphate isomerase — protein MIPTLEWLPTGVNFLDQTKLPLEETYVLATDYKQVATVIRDMIVRGAPAIGVSAAMGMAIGIERSTATSLDELTKEVAEIDAHLAATRPTAVNLFWGIAEIRNLYNDLAAKNTPIPEIKSAVVDRARQMYDEDIAACKQMGANGASLLPKQGTVLTHCNAGALATCGYGSALGVIRAAIERGHKIDVFADETRPFLQGARLTAWELMKDGIPTTVLCDNMAASLMYQGKIQAVIVGADRIAANGDVANKIGTYGVAILAKEHGIPFYVAAPWSTIDIETAHGGLIPIEQRSALEVTHSNGKQMTPDGVGIENPAFDVTPAKYVTAIITERGVLTAPYNQSIEALAEVTQPALVEV, from the coding sequence ATGATTCCCACCCTTGAATGGCTTCCCACCGGCGTCAACTTCCTCGACCAGACCAAGCTCCCGCTTGAAGAGACTTACGTCCTCGCAACCGACTACAAGCAGGTCGCCACCGTCATCCGCGACATGATTGTCCGCGGCGCTCCTGCCATCGGCGTCTCCGCCGCCATGGGCATGGCCATCGGCATCGAGCGCAGCACAGCCACCTCGCTCGACGAGCTGACCAAAGAGGTCGCCGAGATCGACGCCCACCTCGCCGCCACCCGGCCCACCGCCGTCAATCTCTTCTGGGGCATCGCCGAGATCCGCAATCTCTACAACGATCTCGCCGCCAAAAACACCCCCATCCCAGAGATCAAGTCGGCTGTAGTAGACCGCGCCCGCCAGATGTACGACGAAGATATCGCCGCATGCAAGCAGATGGGCGCAAACGGCGCCTCTTTGCTGCCGAAGCAAGGCACAGTCCTCACCCACTGCAACGCCGGCGCTCTAGCCACCTGCGGATACGGGTCCGCTCTCGGCGTCATCCGTGCCGCCATCGAGCGCGGCCACAAGATCGACGTCTTCGCCGACGAGACCCGTCCCTTCCTGCAAGGCGCGCGCCTCACCGCGTGGGAGCTCATGAAAGACGGCATCCCGACCACCGTCCTCTGCGACAACATGGCCGCCTCGCTCATGTATCAGGGCAAGATCCAGGCCGTCATCGTCGGTGCAGACCGAATCGCCGCAAACGGCGACGTCGCCAACAAGATCGGCACCTACGGCGTCGCAATTCTGGCTAAAGAGCACGGCATTCCCTTCTACGTCGCCGCTCCCTGGTCCACGATCGACATCGAAACCGCCCACGGCGGCCTCATCCCGATCGAACAGCGCTCGGCCCTCGAAGTCACCCACTCCAACGGTAAGCAGATGACCCCCGACGGCGTCGGCATCGAAAACCCCGCCTTCGACGTCACCCCAGCCAAATACGTCACCGCCATCATCACCGAGCGCGGGGTCCTCACCGCCCCCTACAATCAGTCCATCGAAGCCCTCGCCGAAGTCACGCAACCCGCGCTCGTCGAAGTCTAG
- a CDS encoding orotate phosphoribosyltransferase translates to MPTDTRSALLDLIATHSFKLGDFTLASGAKSDYYIDCRVTTLHAEGGRLSGLVLYEMIREQIPNADAIEAVGGLTMGADPLVSNIASASAWALADHREILELSLAMADDPDFPSEEDPGPEPTLIHGFLVRKSEKAHGTGRKIEGFLKPGAHVVIVDDVCTTGGSTITAIEAAREAGMIVAGILCLVDREQGGRAKIEAAAQGAPFLAAFTAQDVRKAHIALR, encoded by the coding sequence ATGCCCACCGACACCCGCTCCGCCCTGCTCGACCTCATCGCCACACACTCCTTCAAGCTCGGCGACTTCACCCTCGCCAGCGGAGCCAAGAGCGACTACTACATCGACTGCCGCGTCACCACCCTCCACGCCGAAGGCGGCCGCCTCTCCGGCCTCGTGCTCTACGAGATGATCCGCGAGCAAATCCCCAACGCCGACGCCATCGAAGCAGTAGGCGGCCTCACCATGGGTGCCGACCCTCTCGTCTCCAACATCGCCAGCGCCAGCGCCTGGGCCCTCGCCGACCACCGCGAGATCCTCGAACTCTCCCTCGCCATGGCCGACGACCCCGACTTCCCCTCCGAAGAAGACCCCGGCCCCGAACCCACCCTCATCCACGGCTTCCTCGTTCGCAAATCCGAAAAGGCCCACGGCACGGGCCGCAAAATAGAAGGCTTCCTCAAACCCGGCGCCCACGTCGTCATCGTCGACGACGTCTGCACCACCGGCGGCTCCACCATCACCGCCATCGAAGCTGCCCGCGAAGCCGGCATGATCGTCGCCGGCATCCTCTGCCTGGTCGACCGCGAACAAGGCGGCCGAGCCAAAATCGAAGCCGCCGCCCAGGGAGCACCCTTCCTCGCCGCCTTCACCGCGCAAGACGTCCGCAAGGCCCACATCGCCCTGCGCTGA
- a CDS encoding DUF2442 domain-containing protein — protein MGDRLRTTDAEIAAALERAANEPDAPTAVEVRYLPSPDLLLMVMKSGQRVAIPREEIQVLASAPRKQVAEVEIENFGTALHWPQLDLDLSVEGLLKGVTGNRRWMQELKLQRRRRAQMRTPSAPAARESSVLAG, from the coding sequence GTGGGAGACAGACTAAGAACGACAGACGCAGAGATCGCAGCCGCTCTCGAGCGCGCGGCAAATGAACCCGACGCTCCGACCGCGGTCGAAGTGCGATATCTTCCATCGCCGGACCTGCTCTTGATGGTGATGAAGAGTGGACAGCGCGTGGCGATTCCGCGTGAAGAGATACAGGTTCTGGCTAGTGCGCCGCGCAAGCAGGTTGCGGAGGTGGAGATCGAGAACTTTGGGACCGCGCTGCATTGGCCGCAGCTTGATCTTGATCTGTCCGTTGAGGGGTTGCTCAAGGGTGTGACTGGGAATCGGCGATGGATGCAAGAGTTGAAGCTGCAGCGAAGACGGAGAGCGCAGATGCGTACTCCATCCGCCCCCGCTGCTCGCGAATCCTCCGTACTGGCTGGCTGA